The DNA segment AGGACGGGGGCGGATTGGTAGTAGTGTTGCTCAAGATATAGCCACCCATACCCAAGCCCAAATTACAATCACCGGACGTTCCCCAGCGTCAGAAAAGGATATTACCTTACCGTCGGGGGGAAGAATGCAGTTTTTGGTGCTAGACTTGGCAGAAGTTGACAAGTTGCGAGAGGCGATCGCCCAATCTGATTTAGTTATCCACTGTGCCGGGCCATTTCACTACCGAGATGCCAATGTGTTGAAAATATGTATTGAACAAAGGGTTAACTATTTAGATATTAGTGACCACCGTTCTTTTACTAGTAAGGCTCTCAAGTATCACGAGGAAGCCGTGGCTGCGGGTGTCACAGCAATTGTGAATACCGGCATTTTTCCGGGAATTTCTAACAGCATGGTGCGTCATGATGTAGAACAATTTGATGACCCAGAAAAGATACATTTAAGTTATCTGGTATCTGGCTCTGGTGGTGCTGGCATTACAGTCATGCGGACTACTTTTTTAGGATTGCAGTATCCTTTTGAAGCTTGGTTAGAGGGAAAATGGCAGATAGTTCAACCCTATAGCGAAAGAGAAGTAGTTAAATTCCCTCCTCCCTACAATAACAGTGGAGTTTATTGGTTTGATATGCCAGAAACTTTTACACTACCTGAAGCTTTCCCCAGTGTAAAAACAGTTATTACTAAGTTTGGCTCAGTTCCCGATTTTTATAATCATTTAACTTGGATTGCTGCTCACATTTTTCCTAAATGGTTGATGCAGCGCCGTAGCATGATTGAATTCTTGTCTCATGTTAGCCATTTCATGACAGATGTCACTAATAATTTTAGTGGTATCGGTGTGTCAGTCCGTTCAGAAGTAACGGGGATAAAAAATGGTAAGCAAGCTGTTTATTGCTCAACTTTAGTGCATGAAAATACAGCCGTTGCTTCTGGTTGTGGCACAGGCAGTATGGCACAATTTTTACTAGCAGGTAAGCTGGAAAAACCAGGGGTTTGGCCTGTGGAAGAAGCACTATCAACGGATTTATTTTTAGAAGCTATGGCAAACCGAGGCATGAATCTTAACCATAATTGGTTATGAAAAAAATCAAAATCTCAAGCACTATGATCTGCCAATAGGGTGGGCAATGCCCACCATGCCATTAAGCATAGTTCACCCTAAATATGAGCCTCAATTTCAACTATTATCAAGCGCAGGGTACACCAAAAGAAATTAACCCAGATTCTATAGTTTTTCTCACCGATAAGAGTACATTCTACATAACCAAAAAAAGTTATGAGATGTGTTTACATTATTTAATTTTTTCTATGTTACATATCAGCACTAATAGGGATTAATAGGAAGGTGAGAAATGCAGTTATCTTCACTGGAATCCCTATGCAGTATCCACTAGAACTTACATTCAAGTTTTGGGCGTTAGCGCCGCAAATATCCGTTGCAGACGCTCAAGGTAATTTAGTTTTCTACGTCAAACAGAAACTATTTAAGCTCAAAGAAGCCATCACCATCTTTGCAGATGTTGAGCGTACCCGTCCTCTATACTACATCAAAGCCGATCGCATCATTGATTTTTCTGCGCGCTATGACTTCACCGATAGTAACGGTGCGAATATTGGTGCAGTCAAGCGACGCGGTTTAAAATCCTTATGGCGTGCGCGTTACGACATATTTGATGGCGATATAACTACCTTAAATATTCAAGAGAAAAATCCTTGGGTGAAAATCGCCGACGCTTTATTTGCGGAAATTCCCATTGTCGGTATGTTCACTGGTTATGTATTTAACCCTGTTTATTTAGTCAGTCGAACTGATGGTACAGTTGTGATGCGTTTAGAGAAAATCCCTTCCTTTCTCTCTAGAAAATTTACTATCAAACCTGTAGATCAAGTTAGCGATCGCGAAGAGCAACAAGTTCTACTAAGCTTAATGATGATGCTTTTATTAGAACGCAATCGTGGTTAGTGACAGAAAGAAGTCAGGAGAGGAGCCAGAAGCTAGTTATTTTACTAACCTCTCTAACCTCTCACTCATCACTACCACTAACCGATTAGTCTTTGCCAACTCATCGGCCCAATAATTCCATCGGCCAGCAAACCATTTTGTCTCTGAAATCTTTTAATTGCTGCTTCTGTCTGCGCGCCATAAATACCATCAACTTCAACTCCTACTCGGAATTGTAAGTATCTAACCACCGGGCCACCAGCATGGTTCTGTCTGATAATTCTTTTAGCTAAAATCAGATTGATGGCATTCCATGTTGCCTCATTGACAATTCCAGTTTTCTCCAGTCCCACAATACCTTGAAATCTCTCTATAGCAAACTTTGTCTCTGTATTAAGTTGGCTATTTTCGACAAGAGATTTATTACTTCTACCAGTAATTTTGAGACGATTTAATGATTTTTGTAGTCTCAAAATACTCGTATCTATATTTTGTTCTTCATCTGGAACAGAAGGCACAGGAGTACTTGGTAATTTTCCTGTTAATCCCTTGACAATTGCATTAGCAGTTGCTTCCGGATCAAATAAATTCATGTCCTTTTGGGCATCGATAAAGCAACACTCTACCAATATTGCTGGCATATTTGTATTACGCAAAACAAACAGGTGAGAGCCACTTTTAACCCCGCGATTAAAATATCCTAACTTAATAATTTCATCTAATACTGGTTTAGCGATTCTTCTACCATTATCACTCGCGGCAAATACTTCAGTACCGTTGGCTTGTCCATTAAAAGCATTAAAGTGTATGGAAACAAAAACCTCTACTTTATTGGCATTAGCCCTATTACATCTTTGCGAGAGAGAATCTTTAACGGAAGTAGCTCTATCTGGTTTACAAGGTATTACTTCGTGTCCTAAAGCTCTCAACTTAGATATGACTCGATTGCCTACATCTAGAGTCAGATTATCTTCAAACCTAATCCCTCTAGCTCCAGTGTCTGGTGGGCAATTGTGACCAATATCAATTCCATATCTCATATGTACACCCTCAAATGATTTCCTCAATACTTCAAAACTATTGCCATTCTCGATGTTAAGTTCATAGGACTGCTATTACAGTGAACTCAGCAAATAAATCAGCAAAATACTGCTCATATAAACCATCGATTAATCCCGTATTGTAACAAAAAAATCACTACCCATAATCACTCAACAATAGTTAAAAATACAAGAAAGTAGGATTAATTAATATTTATCCAAAACCAAAAAATTCTGTTTACGTTGGCAAGCATAACACATCTTATCAGTAGACAAATATGATTCACCTGCTTATTTATGTCTGATATAGCAATCTGATTTTTTCAAAATTATCATCAGTGTCAATTGGACAATTATATAAGATTAGATGAGAAGTTTTTATTGGAGAGAATCGCTGTTTTTGAATCAGCAAGAATTTCTTTGTACGATGACCTACGATCGCCTACAGGTCATCGCCACATTGAGAATGCTAAACTACTAAATCTCATCCACAAAATTAGGTCTAGCTTGTTGCGTTGTTTGTAACTTGGTTTTTAAAGCTGACCAGTTTTCCTGCTTAACTAGAGCGATTAACTCATCAAGATTACGGCGATATTGTTCCAAGGCTCCCTGCAATGCTTGGCGATTGTATTGCGCCATCATCACACCTAACTCTGGATTACCACCACCGACGCGGCTAGTATCTCGAAAACCGGAACTAGCTAGGTTTTTGGCTAATTGTAAAACTTCGGAGTCAGTTTCGCTGATGCAGGCTGCAATTAAGGAGGAACTAACCATTACAGGTAAATGGGAAATCCAACTCACAGCGCGGTCATGTTGCTCTGGCTGACAATAGTAAATCTTAGCCCCTAACGATCGCACAATTTCCTCTACAAGTGCGATCGCTCCTTTGGGTGTTGTCGGCTCTGGTGTTAACACATAGGGTCTATTAGCAAATAAATTTCTTTGGGCAGATTCTATTCCACTATCTGTTGTCCCAGCCATTGGATGACCACCGACAAAGTTTTCCCACTGAGGTGAAATCGCTTCCACTATCGGTGCTTTCACTGACCCAACATCAGTTACCACAGTAGCCTGGGGTAGATGATTAATCAACTGCTCCACTTGGGGAACAATAAGACCGATAGGTGTACAAATAAATACAACCTCTGCGGCTGTTAATAGGCTGATGTCAACGGAGGCTTCGTCAACACTACCTAAGGAAACGGCTGTTTCACAAGTAGATCGCTTACGGCTCACACCTAAAACATGATGACCTTGCGATCGCAAATCATAACCCAATGAACCACCAATCAAGCCTAAACCTAAAATTCCAATTTGCATTTTTGTCATTAGTCAATGGTCGTTTTTAATCACGAATTAGATAAATCATGAGGTATTAGATGAATGTAGAGGAATTGCTGGCACAATATGCGACTGGAGTCATCAATTTTAGTGGTGTTGACCTCTCGGAAGCTAATTTGAGTGGTGTCAAACTCTGTGGTGTGAATTTTAGCCAAGCAAATTTGAGTATAGCTAACCTGAGTGGGTCAAATTTGAGCGAAGCTGACTTTAGCCATGCCAAACTGAACGTAGCTAGACTAAGTGGTGCTAACCTCACTAATGCTATTTTCAATCATTCCAGCCTCAATGTTGCTAATTTAATTCGTGCTGACCTCAGTCGCGCTCAATTGCGTGGGGCTTCTTTGGTACGTGCTGAGTTAATTCGTGCTGAACTCAGTCGGGTTGATTTATCTGAAGCAAACCTTAATAGTGCTGATTTGCGAGAAGCCACACTCCGCCACGCCAATCTTCGCCACGCCAATTTGAACGGAGCCAGCCTGAAAGGTGCATCCTTGGTAGGAGCCAACTTGGAAATGGCAAACCTCAATGGATCTGACTTAAGTCGTTGTGATTTAACGAGCGCCAACCTGCGGGATGCTGAACTAAAACAGGTAAACTTCCGCCATGCTAACCTTAGTGGTGCAGATTTGAGCGGGGCGAACCTCCGGTGGGCTGATTTGAGTGGTGTAAACCTGAGTTGGGCTGATTTAAGTAATGCAAAATTGAGTGGCGCTAATTTAGTCGGCGCAGACTTGAGCAATGCGAATTTAACAAACGCTAGTTTAGTCCATGCCAATTTAATTCAAGCAAAATTAATTAGAGCAGAATGGGTAGGTGCTGATTTAACCAGCGCCATTTTGACTGGTGCAAAACTTTACTCCACTTCCAGATTTGGCTTAAAAACAGAGGGTTTGATTTGTCAATGGATTGACTTAAGTCCTACAGGCGATCGCTCCATTATCCAACGGTTTGATACTGAAGATCCACGAGAATTTTTCAACGAAACCCCGCCAACCATTCAAATTATCATCGATGCAGCCTTAGAAGCAGAAGCGAACTTTGCCTTGGCTGGCGCTTACTACCACATCGCCCAAGAATACTCAATCCTCAAACAACCCCCCAGCATGGAAATCAGTCGTCGTCGGACTGTGTTTACATTCCGGGTAGATAATGACGCGGACTTATTACCCACAGCCTGTATGGCAATTTTACCTTTTAAAGATGCTGTTAATACCCAAAAGAATATTTATGCCCTGTTAGCCATGATGGAACAAGAAAATATATCTTCCTTAGGAATAAAAACACCCCATCGGGTGAAGGAATTAACGAGTGCGATCGCGGAAGCTATAAATCAGGCACAGACAATGAAAAAAACCAAAAAGAACCTGCATTTAGCCTCAAAAATCAAATTTTTTCAAGCTCCAACCCAAACCATATTAACTAATTCCAGCGCTCAGACTTTAATTGTTCATGACAGCCCCAACTTTGGTAAACGATTTATCAACTCCTCAGATACCGAAATGACTTTTTTATCCGATGTATCTAGTGAATCTCTCCCACATAACCTACCTGGTTTAAACACACTTACGGATTTTGTTAACAGTTTTCACTATGTGAATGAATAATAAAGCAGGGGAGCAGGGGAGAGCTTTATTGCAAATTGGTTTTATTTCCCCCATTCCTCAGTCACGATTAAACAAACTTTTGGAGGAAACAAATTGGTATGTTTAACAAAATGATGGGTCGGACTCGTTATGTAGTATTTCGGTTATTTCTACATTTAAGTGGGTCTGACATAGCGCCCATATTAGGAGAACTAAATCGGATTGCGAGAGATGCAATCAATGCTGAAGGGGAATTAGAAGTTTTAGGGGAAGGATTGGTAGAACTATCAGAGACCCTACTGCGCTACGATGAATATTGGCTCTCTGCCGCCAATGAAGGTGATGTATTTTGGAATGAAGGGGAAGCTGGAGATTACGTCAACGAATTATTTAGCGATTCTGCTGCCAGATACGGTGCTGATTTAGAATTAGATA comes from the Nostoc sp. PCC 7120 = FACHB-418 genome and includes:
- a CDS encoding saccharopine dehydrogenase family protein, translating into MTDRVLILGGRGRIGSSVAQDIATHTQAQITITGRSPASEKDITLPSGGRMQFLVLDLAEVDKLREAIAQSDLVIHCAGPFHYRDANVLKICIEQRVNYLDISDHRSFTSKALKYHEEAVAAGVTAIVNTGIFPGISNSMVRHDVEQFDDPEKIHLSYLVSGSGGAGITVMRTTFLGLQYPFEAWLEGKWQIVQPYSEREVVKFPPPYNNSGVYWFDMPETFTLPEAFPSVKTVITKFGSVPDFYNHLTWIAAHIFPKWLMQRRSMIEFLSHVSHFMTDVTNNFSGIGVSVRSEVTGIKNGKQAVYCSTLVHENTAVASGCGTGSMAQFLLAGKLEKPGVWPVEEALSTDLFLEAMANRGMNLNHNWL
- a CDS encoding DUF1517 domain-containing protein yields the protein MFNKMMGRTRYVVFRLFLHLSGSDIAPILGELNRIARDAINAEGELEVLGEGLVELSETLLRYDEYWLSAANEGDVFWNEGEAGDYVNELFSDSAARYGADLELDTDDFDRPLSLPATRNIVIMTTVAYEGEVPELETDLANIQALQEALKALINLHYKHKLRAIQVHFSPARLGDELSNDQLLQYYPELIPL
- a CDS encoding prephenate/arogenate dehydrogenase; this translates as MQIGILGLGLIGGSLGYDLRSQGHHVLGVSRKRSTCETAVSLGSVDEASVDISLLTAAEVVFICTPIGLIVPQVEQLINHLPQATVVTDVGSVKAPIVEAISPQWENFVGGHPMAGTTDSGIESAQRNLFANRPYVLTPEPTTPKGAIALVEEIVRSLGAKIYYCQPEQHDRAVSWISHLPVMVSSSLIAACISETDSEVLQLAKNLASSGFRDTSRVGGGNPELGVMMAQYNRQALQGALEQYRRNLDELIALVKQENWSALKTKLQTTQQARPNFVDEI
- a CDS encoding pentapeptide repeat-containing protein, whose amino-acid sequence is MNVEELLAQYATGVINFSGVDLSEANLSGVKLCGVNFSQANLSIANLSGSNLSEADFSHAKLNVARLSGANLTNAIFNHSSLNVANLIRADLSRAQLRGASLVRAELIRAELSRVDLSEANLNSADLREATLRHANLRHANLNGASLKGASLVGANLEMANLNGSDLSRCDLTSANLRDAELKQVNFRHANLSGADLSGANLRWADLSGVNLSWADLSNAKLSGANLVGADLSNANLTNASLVHANLIQAKLIRAEWVGADLTSAILTGAKLYSTSRFGLKTEGLICQWIDLSPTGDRSIIQRFDTEDPREFFNETPPTIQIIIDAALEAEANFALAGAYYHIAQEYSILKQPPSMEISRRRTVFTFRVDNDADLLPTACMAILPFKDAVNTQKNIYALLAMMEQENISSLGIKTPHRVKELTSAIAEAINQAQTMKKTKKNLHLASKIKFFQAPTQTILTNSSAQTLIVHDSPNFGKRFINSSDTEMTFLSDVSSESLPHNLPGLNTLTDFVNSFHYVNE
- a CDS encoding N-acetylmuramoyl-L-alanine amidase, encoding MRYGIDIGHNCPPDTGARGIRFEDNLTLDVGNRVISKLRALGHEVIPCKPDRATSVKDSLSQRCNRANANKVEVFVSIHFNAFNGQANGTEVFAASDNGRRIAKPVLDEIIKLGYFNRGVKSGSHLFVLRNTNMPAILVECCFIDAQKDMNLFDPEATANAIVKGLTGKLPSTPVPSVPDEEQNIDTSILRLQKSLNRLKITGRSNKSLVENSQLNTETKFAIERFQGIVGLEKTGIVNEATWNAINLILAKRIIRQNHAGGPVVRYLQFRVGVEVDGIYGAQTEAAIKRFQRQNGLLADGIIGPMSWQRLIG